GTTGGGGGCGATCTCAGCAGGGGAGAGGGGCTAGTAATCTCCGTGACCGCTCATGGGAAGCTATCGAACTCGCCAATCACTCGATCTGGAGCGCGTCCAGGTGACACGCTTGCTGTTGTCGGTAACCTGGGATACTCCGCCGCTGGATTGGCGGCCCTGTCGAGTGGAGCGGTGTCGGGATCCCTGCATGGCGCTGACGTTCCGGTTCCCTATCGCAGAGCGGTTGCTTTGTATCGCTGTCCAGAGGCCCCGCTGGAGGCCGGCCCTCTTGCTGCTAGCAGGGGAGCGACGGCGATGCTCGACATCTCAGACGGCCTGGTCGAGGACGGCATCCGTATGGCCGAGGCATCCGATGTAACCCTTGATTTGACGCGTAACGCCCTCGCTTCGCGGGTTGAGGAACTCTCGGAGGTCGGAAACGAACTCGGTGTCGATCCGTTGGAATGGGTGCTATATGGCGGTGAAGATCACGGACTCTTGGTTGCTTTCCCTCCCTATGTCCTAGTTACCGCTCCGTTCACTGCGATCGGAACCATCGGCGAACGCAAGTTTGCTCGGTCTGAGCTGGTTACCCTAGATCGGGTTCCGCTCGAGCAACGCGGTTTCGATCATTTCCGTTCATAACAGGGCCATCCGACCTGTTGGATAATATGTGCGGAACCCGAACTTAGGTCACTTCTTGATAACGACTGGCGTTAGTGGCGACTGGTCCCGAAGCCCAGATGTAACCTTGCATTAGTCCAGGCTTCTAAGGTGAGCTTGGTTACAGAAAGGATCTTCAAAGGTGAAGAGAATTACTGCACTCAGCGCGGTCGCGGTTGCGGGCGCGCTTTTGCTAAGTGCTTGCGGTGGTGGCGGCTCCAACACCACCGAGAGTGGCAAAGACACGACGACCCCGGAAGAGGGTGCCACTGGCGATAGTCTCAAGACCTCCATCTCGATTCTTGCGCCCTCCTACTCTGAATCGTCAAAGAGCGATTGGGAGGCGATCATTGCTGAATTCAACAAGAGCTACCCCGATGTCGAGGTAAACCTGCAGATTGAAGGATGGGACGACTTCTCATCCAAGGTCCAGGCTCGAATCCAGGCGAAAGACTATCCGGACATCCTAAATGACAACACTTTCTCCGCTGCGGCCGAGGGGGGACTGCTCTATCCGATCGATGAAGTTCTTAGTCCCGAGGTAATGTCGGCAATCGAGCCCGCGCTGCTAAAGAACGGTCTGGGCGCCGACGGCACACAGTGGGCCGCGCCCGATGTGGCGTCCTCACGTCTACTCGCATACAACACGAAACTCCTTGAAGAGGCTGGAGTATCGGAAGTTCCAACGACGTGGGACGGTCTGATGGATGCGGCGAAGAAAGTCCAGGCCCTAGGCGGGGACACCTATGGCTACGGACTACCGCTGGGTCGTGAAGAGGCGCAGGTCGAAAGCTCCCTGTGGCTCTGGGGCGCAGGGGGAGACTGGGACGTCGACGGCAACCTGGTCGCCGACCAGCCAACCGTCGTCGAAGCATTCACTCAGATGAAGGCAATGATCGACGCCGATGCGGTGCAACCTGATCCGGGAGCAACCAATCGCCAACAGGCAGCCGATCTGTTCAACAATGGCAAGCTGGGCATGATGGTTAGCCACTCCGGTCTGCTCGGCGTTACTCGCTCAGATTTCCCGGACGTTGAGTTTGCCCTAGCTCCCGTCCCCTCGAAAGAAGGCGAGCCCGTCGCCATTGGAGTTACTGACTTCATTCTGGCCTTTGATAACGGCGACGCTGACAAGAAGGCAGCAACGTCCGCATTCCTTGATCTTCTATACAGCGATGCGCTGTATGAGACCTGGTATCAGGGTACCGGCCTACTCCCGGTAACCAAGTCGATGATCGAGAAGGGCAAAGCTAACGATGCTGACAACGCAACGTTCTACGATGCTCTTGAGTACGTGAAGTTCCTCCCCGTTGGCAACCCACAGTGGGACTCGCTACAGGCGGCGCTTCAGGGTACCGCCGGGAGCATCCAAAGTGATGGTCCCGAAAGCGTTGTGCAATCGATCCAAGCTCAGCTTGACGCCGGTATGTAGCTATTGACGGTTACGGTGGCACTGGAACAAGGTATTCGGTGCCACCGTCTCGGCATGTTCACATTCAACGCGGAGTAACCAATGTCAAGATCCCCGGCTAGTGAAAATCAAGAGTCTAAGAAGAGGGCGAAAACAAAACAACGAAAGGAAACGTTAGCTGCTCTTCCCTGGCTCACCCCGACCCTACTGCTAATCGTTGGCGTCGTCTTGATGCCAGCGGCCCTGCTCATCTATTACTCGTTTGTAAAGTTCAACCGATACGGAATCGCCCAAGGATTTACTGGTCTAGACAACTATGTTGGTAAAGCCGGAGCGCTGACATTCCCCGGCGTTCCGATCCAGAGGATTTTTCTCAACACGGTCATCTGGGTAATCGTGGTTGTCGCTATCACGGTCCTGTTGTCACTCGCGCTGGCACAGTTTCTCAACAAGGATTTTCGGTACCGAAAGTTGATTCGGCTATTCGTTATCCTTCCCTGGGCAAGTTCGGTGGTTATGACAACGACTGTCTTCAACTACGGGCTGCAGACAGACGTAGGTCTGTTCAACCGACTGTTGGTAGACACCGGAATACTGGAAAAAGCCTACGGATTCACCAAAGACCCCCAGTCAGCGTTCTGGGTTGCAGTTTTTGTCGCGATCTATGTCTCGCTTCCCTTCACCACATACACGATTCTTGCTGGTCTTCAGGCGGTGCCCCAGGACGCCATGGAGGCGGCTCATGTTGACGGAGCAGGACCATGGCAGAGGTATTGGCACATTGTGCTTCCATCACTGCGGCCAGCCATCGCTGTCGCAGCACTGATAAACATCATTAATGTTTTCAACTCGCTACCAATTCTGAAAATACTTAATGAGACTCCGGGCTACAACGCCGGCCAGATTACGACGACTTTGGTATTCGAGTACAAAACTCAGCTGGGCCCTGGCGTCGCCAGTGCGTTGTCGGTACTGAACTTCATGTTCTGTCTGGTTATCGTTGCGATCTATCTCTATGTGGTCAAGCCAACGAAGGAGGTTGATGCGTGATGTCGAACAAAACAGAGAAGAAGACCAAATACAGGGGCACCAGTCCGATCAATCGGCCTCCAAACCCCTGGCTGACGGCACTAGGTTCAATCCTGATTGTCGTCTTTTTCAGCTTCCCATATGCGCTGATGGTGATCACGTCACTGAAAACCCAGGCGGACGTGCGAAAGATTCCACCAGAGTTCTTTCCATCGAACCCCCAGTTTTCTAACTACCTAACGGTCTGGGGTTCAAACGTCCAACCCGGCAAGTCGCTGCTGGCAACCGCAGTCATTGCGTTTGGGGCGACAATCGTGGTTCTGTTGGTTGCGACCCCGGCGGCGTATTACGTGGCGCGTTTTCGGTTTCGAGGAAGACTAATCTTCCTACTCCTGGTGCTGACCACGCAGATGCTACAGCCGACGGTTTTGGCTGTTGGGCTGTATCAGCAGTTCTCAGGTTGGCAGGGATATGCGGTTTGGGGTGCCTTGATCTTGATCAATGGTGCATTCAACCTTTCCTTTGCCATCTGGATGATGCAGGCGTTCTTTTCATCGATTCCGAAGGAGATTGACGAGGCGGCGCTTCTTGATGGGTTGGGTCGAATGCAGACCATGTTCAAGATTTCTCTTCCGCTAGTGTGGCCGGGAATCGTCACCGCGATCGTGTTCGTCTTTGTGAACACTTGGAATGAGTATGCGGCCGCGTTCATCCTGGTTCAGGACCCGGACCTTCAGCCGCTTACAGTATCGATGCCGAGATTCCTTGGTCTCTACATCAAGGACTGGCAGTACCTCTTCACCACTGCCGTTATCGCGATTGTGCCTGTTGTCATTCTGTTCGCCATGATTGAGAAGAAGCTGATCGGGGGCCTGGCCGCTGGGGGGATCAAGTAGGCACAGACGGCCGATTTGTATATTGCGGGGCAGGCATCATTCGGCTTGATCTCCCCGGATGCCGCCCGTAGCCCGCGACTAGCCTTCCTCCGCATCATCCTGCTGGCGTCCAACCCCTTGGACGCCAGCCTAAAGGCATTAGGCTATGTGGGGTGCAGGGCTACCTGCTATGAATTTGGGATGCTTGAGGTGGATTTAGTGACGAAGAAACCGGTGGATAAGCCGTGTCTGATTCTGGTGAATCTAGGAAGTCCAGACGAACCAACAACCAGGTCGGTTAGGAAATACCTCCGAGAGTTTCTCTCTGACCGCCGAGTCGTTGAGACGCATCCCGTGTTGTGGCGTCCCGTCCTTGACGGAATAATCCTGCAGGTTCGCCCCAAGAAATCTGCCGAGAAGTACGCGATGGTCTGGGGCGAGGTACATCCACCACTGGTTGAGTACACCATTGATCAGGCCGAGGCAGTTCAGCGCGCCCTAGGGGACACCGCCGAGGTCCGCTACGCGATGCGATATGGAAGTCGCGGCCTGCAGGCCGCTCTTACCAGCGCATACGAGGATGGCTATCGGAGGGTTGCCGTTTTCCCGCTTTACCCGCAATATTCGGCGTCGTCTCTGGGAACCATTAGTGACGAGGTATTCCGATACGGTCTGAAAGCCCGGGACCAGTTTGATCTCCGCATCACCCGCTCTTTCCAGACATTCCCGCCGTACATCGAAGCCATGGCAGTGGCTTTGGAACAGTCATGGCAGCAAAACGGGCGTCCGGACTTCGCGTCGGGAGACAAGCTCGTCCTGAGCTACCACGGTATTCCTCAGGCGATGGCTCAAAATGGTGATCCGTATCCGGATGAGTGCAACCAGACGACCGAAGCGCTACGGGTGCGATTGGGTCTTGACGAGTCCGATATCGTGCACGCCTACCAGTCCAAGTTTGGCCCTGCTCCTTGGCTACTCCCGGCAACAATCGACACGGTAGGAGCCCTCGGTGCTGGTGGAACCAAAAGGATTGACGTTCTCTGCCCAGGCTTTGTAAGTGACTGCCTCGAGACGCTTGAGGAAATCGAGATGCTCAATCGTGAGACTTTCGAAGAGG
The sequence above is a segment of the Actinomycetaceae bacterium MB13-C1-2 genome. Coding sequences within it:
- a CDS encoding carbohydrate ABC transporter permease, producing MSNKTEKKTKYRGTSPINRPPNPWLTALGSILIVVFFSFPYALMVITSLKTQADVRKIPPEFFPSNPQFSNYLTVWGSNVQPGKSLLATAVIAFGATIVVLLVATPAAYYVARFRFRGRLIFLLLVLTTQMLQPTVLAVGLYQQFSGWQGYAVWGALILINGAFNLSFAIWMMQAFFSSIPKEIDEAALLDGLGRMQTMFKISLPLVWPGIVTAIVFVFVNTWNEYAAAFILVQDPDLQPLTVSMPRFLGLYIKDWQYLFTTAVIAIVPVVILFAMIEKKLIGGLAAGGIK
- a CDS encoding thiamine-phosphate kinase, yielding MAQRLLVSDLSEGQILSRILPILPQGKYAILGSGDDCAVVQSPGGRFAVTTDVLVENVHFRRDWSNPDEIGMRAAVQNLSDVNAMGAHTTALVVSLVLPPDLEIDWLERFAGGLAAVVAPTGAGIVGGDLSRGEGLVISVTAHGKLSNSPITRSGARPGDTLAVVGNLGYSAAGLAALSSGAVSGSLHGADVPVPYRRAVALYRCPEAPLEAGPLAASRGATAMLDISDGLVEDGIRMAEASDVTLDLTRNALASRVEELSEVGNELGVDPLEWVLYGGEDHGLLVAFPPYVLVTAPFTAIGTIGERKFARSELVTLDRVPLEQRGFDHFRS
- the hemH gene encoding ferrochelatase, which produces MTKKPVDKPCLILVNLGSPDEPTTRSVRKYLREFLSDRRVVETHPVLWRPVLDGIILQVRPKKSAEKYAMVWGEVHPPLVEYTIDQAEAVQRALGDTAEVRYAMRYGSRGLQAALTSAYEDGYRRVAVFPLYPQYSASSLGTISDEVFRYGLKARDQFDLRITRSFQTFPPYIEAMAVALEQSWQQNGRPDFASGDKLVLSYHGIPQAMAQNGDPYPDECNQTTEALRVRLGLDESDIVHAYQSKFGPAPWLLPATIDTVGALGAGGTKRIDVLCPGFVSDCLETLEEIEMLNRETFEEAGGREFNYIPWGNNKPDWLDALSDLSKNALAGWIE
- a CDS encoding extracellular solute-binding protein gives rise to the protein MKRITALSAVAVAGALLLSACGGGGSNTTESGKDTTTPEEGATGDSLKTSISILAPSYSESSKSDWEAIIAEFNKSYPDVEVNLQIEGWDDFSSKVQARIQAKDYPDILNDNTFSAAAEGGLLYPIDEVLSPEVMSAIEPALLKNGLGADGTQWAAPDVASSRLLAYNTKLLEEAGVSEVPTTWDGLMDAAKKVQALGGDTYGYGLPLGREEAQVESSLWLWGAGGDWDVDGNLVADQPTVVEAFTQMKAMIDADAVQPDPGATNRQQAADLFNNGKLGMMVSHSGLLGVTRSDFPDVEFALAPVPSKEGEPVAIGVTDFILAFDNGDADKKAATSAFLDLLYSDALYETWYQGTGLLPVTKSMIEKGKANDADNATFYDALEYVKFLPVGNPQWDSLQAALQGTAGSIQSDGPESVVQSIQAQLDAGM
- a CDS encoding sugar ABC transporter permease, whose amino-acid sequence is MSRSPASENQESKKRAKTKQRKETLAALPWLTPTLLLIVGVVLMPAALLIYYSFVKFNRYGIAQGFTGLDNYVGKAGALTFPGVPIQRIFLNTVIWVIVVVAITVLLSLALAQFLNKDFRYRKLIRLFVILPWASSVVMTTTVFNYGLQTDVGLFNRLLVDTGILEKAYGFTKDPQSAFWVAVFVAIYVSLPFTTYTILAGLQAVPQDAMEAAHVDGAGPWQRYWHIVLPSLRPAIAVAALINIINVFNSLPILKILNETPGYNAGQITTTLVFEYKTQLGPGVASALSVLNFMFCLVIVAIYLYVVKPTKEVDA